In Sphingobium sp. B2D3C, a genomic segment contains:
- a CDS encoding aminoglycoside phosphotransferase family protein — protein sequence MIPPLSARPFLDQAGWAGAEILPLAGDASFRRYFRVVEGDRRAILMDAPPPHEDPRPFISVGEWLCENGFAAPAILARDLTQGLVLLEDFGDARVREHLDAAPAEEMAIYTRAVDLLVDLHEQPAQSGLAPYDRAVYQREAALLTEWFAPAAGLAVDAAGYTAAWDKVLPIAEQDVAPVVTVLRDYHAENIMLLRDHARSRGLGLLDFQDALAGHPAYDLVSLLQDARRDVSPAVEQAMLAHYQARAKVSPEFEAAYAVLGAQRNAKIIGIFTRLWKRDGKPRYLDFLPRMWGLLERDLAHPALAPVADWFAENVPASARGQLAAGQSAQ from the coding sequence ATGATCCCACCGCTAAGCGCGCGCCCGTTTCTCGATCAAGCCGGATGGGCAGGGGCGGAAATCCTGCCGCTTGCCGGTGACGCCTCGTTCCGGCGCTATTTCCGCGTGGTCGAGGGTGACCGCCGCGCCATTTTGATGGATGCCCCGCCGCCGCATGAAGATCCGCGCCCGTTCATCAGCGTGGGCGAGTGGCTGTGTGAAAACGGATTCGCGGCGCCCGCCATATTGGCGCGGGATCTGACGCAGGGCCTCGTTCTGCTCGAGGATTTCGGCGATGCGCGGGTGCGCGAGCATCTGGATGCCGCGCCGGCCGAGGAAATGGCGATCTACACCCGCGCCGTGGACCTTCTCGTCGATCTTCATGAGCAGCCGGCCCAGAGTGGCCTCGCGCCTTATGACCGCGCCGTCTACCAGCGCGAGGCAGCGCTGTTGACCGAATGGTTCGCTCCGGCGGCAGGGCTTGCGGTCGATGCGGCGGGCTACACCGCAGCGTGGGACAAGGTGCTCCCGATCGCCGAGCAGGATGTCGCGCCAGTGGTGACAGTGCTGCGCGATTATCATGCCGAGAACATCATGCTGCTGCGGGACCATGCGCGCTCGCGCGGGCTTGGTCTGCTGGACTTTCAGGACGCGCTGGCCGGCCACCCGGCCTATGACCTCGTCTCGCTCCTGCAGGATGCCCGGCGCGATGTGAGCCCGGCCGTGGAGCAGGCGATGCTGGCGCATTATCAGGCGCGCGCGAAGGTTTCGCCGGAATTCGAGGCGGCTTATGCCGTGCTGGGTGCCCAGCGCAATGCCAAGATCATCGGCATTTTCACGCGCCTGTGGAAGCGCGATGGCAAGCCGCGCTATCTCGATTTCCTGCCGCGCATGTGGGGGCTGCTGGAGCGCGATCTTGCTCATCCCGCGCTCGCGCCGGTGGCCGACTGGTTCGCGGAGAATGTGCCGGCCTCGGCGCGGGGCCAACTGGCTGCGGGGCAATCCGCGCAATGA
- the tsaE gene encoding tRNA (adenosine(37)-N6)-threonylcarbamoyltransferase complex ATPase subunit type 1 TsaE: MSGHTLAFSSADALANFGAALGAKLRPGDVITLTGGLGAGKTTLARGLLRGLGHEGDVPSPTFAILQGYEPPETRLPVGHVDLYRIEDTGDLGELGLDEWLEGGALAIEWPDRLVGRYDAIALALQIDILADGTRRLTARVPRVWESRWPVT, translated from the coding sequence GTGTCCGGTCATACCCTTGCCTTCTCCTCGGCAGACGCGCTTGCCAATTTCGGCGCAGCCTTGGGCGCAAAGCTCCGGCCCGGCGATGTGATCACGCTCACCGGCGGGCTGGGCGCCGGCAAGACGACGCTCGCGCGCGGCCTGCTCAGGGGCCTTGGGCATGAAGGCGATGTGCCAAGCCCGACCTTCGCTATCCTGCAGGGCTATGAGCCGCCGGAGACGCGTCTGCCGGTCGGCCATGTCGATCTCTATCGTATCGAGGACACGGGCGATCTCGGCGAACTCGGGCTGGACGAATGGCTCGAAGGTGGTGCGCTGGCGATCGAATGGCCCGACCGTCTGGTCGGGCGCTACGATGCCATTGCCCTTGCCTTGCAGATCGACATTTTGGCGGACGGCACGCGCCGCTTGACAGCGCGGGTGCCGCGCGTTTGGGAGAGCCGATGGCCAGTCACATGA
- the addB gene encoding double-strand break repair protein AddB, with amino-acid sequence MAERRAPALFTIPAHRAFSDALAAGLLAQHGRRDGGLALARGIILLPNNRAVRAVRDAFVRASGNGLLLPRLVPIGDIDLDEALGSALSPIGAEADIPQAIAPAERLMILTRLVIDQRARRGERLETGEGWRLATALAAAFDQLTVERKALADLKALQPDDLSHHWQAAFSDFDALAAQWQQELAARGLIDMAERRNRLLDHVAARWREMPPERFVVAAGIVTNAPAVAGLLKTVAGLPRGAVVLPDLDQNLSDEQWDAIGPVARPEPGRDLPPPANESHPQFALKLLLERMDAHRAEVALWRWGSEHDARAARGKAISNALLPALLTGGWPDVPTAQRSLKDVRAIEAANPAEEAQAIAIALREAVETEGRTAALVTPDRALATRVSAHLRRWGIEADDSAGRPLSQLPPGTLLLALVQAGAEQFAPVPLLALLKHPLVMAGDERLAWLESVRRLDLVLRGPRPAAGLAGVTALLAEKGGRQQVMRESLRPWWVQVVALLAPLEAAFSGEQSLPALFAAVREAASALTEERVWAGHQGHAAAQCLGDAEAAASQGPARADGAGFVGMLAQILGGQAVRPPQGGHPRLQILGLLEARLQQADLMILAGLNEGVWPGLPSPDPWLAPRIRRALSLPGLDYRIGLSAHDFANGLGAPQVILSRARRDASAPTVASRFWLRLKAMTGARWVEDDRLIALARAIDRPDAPAPAYRAPAPRPRADLRPREIAVTDVDRLRADPYAFYAARILRLAPLDVVDADPGPAWRGTRAHDVLQRWMEEGGHDPARLSALAQEMIAQAQAHPLLKTLWQPRLLAALDWVANAVRDQAGQGRDVLFGEKWGRIERAGVTLRGKPDRIDRFADGTLAIVDYKSGATASVKQVKAGFSLQLGLLGLIAQAGGFAKEAGLTAGSDVSAFEYWKLGKGTDGNFGFKRPLTDPKGSYKRIVTADFLAMVAGFFDDAVARWLTGNEPFAARPHSDAPVFTDYDQLMRLDEWFARDRRAEPLPEVGDG; translated from the coding sequence ATGGCTGAGCGCCGCGCGCCGGCCCTCTTTACCATCCCCGCTCACCGGGCATTTTCGGATGCGCTCGCCGCCGGGCTTCTCGCCCAGCATGGCCGGCGCGATGGCGGGCTGGCGCTCGCACGCGGGATCATATTGCTGCCGAACAATCGTGCGGTGCGGGCGGTGCGCGATGCGTTCGTGCGCGCCTCCGGCAACGGGTTGCTGCTGCCGAGGCTGGTGCCCATCGGTGATATCGATTTGGACGAAGCGCTGGGCAGCGCGCTCAGCCCGATCGGGGCGGAAGCGGATATTCCGCAAGCCATCGCGCCGGCCGAGCGGCTGATGATCCTGACCCGGCTGGTGATCGATCAGCGCGCGCGTCGCGGCGAGCGGCTGGAAACGGGCGAGGGCTGGCGGCTGGCGACGGCGCTGGCGGCCGCTTTCGATCAGCTCACCGTCGAGCGCAAGGCGCTGGCCGATCTCAAGGCGCTGCAGCCCGATGACCTCTCGCACCACTGGCAAGCCGCGTTCAGCGATTTCGATGCATTGGCGGCCCAGTGGCAGCAGGAACTGGCCGCGCGCGGGCTGATCGACATGGCCGAGCGGCGCAATCGCCTGCTCGATCATGTTGCGGCCCGCTGGCGCGAGATGCCGCCGGAGCGCTTCGTGGTTGCCGCGGGTATCGTCACCAATGCGCCAGCCGTGGCGGGACTGCTCAAGACGGTCGCCGGCCTGCCGCGTGGTGCGGTGGTGCTGCCCGATCTCGACCAGAATCTCTCGGATGAGCAATGGGATGCGATCGGCCCCGTCGCGCGGCCCGAGCCGGGGCGCGATCTGCCGCCACCCGCCAATGAGTCGCACCCGCAATTCGCGCTCAAGCTTTTGCTGGAGCGGATGGATGCCCACCGGGCCGAGGTGGCGCTCTGGCGCTGGGGCAGCGAGCATGATGCCCGCGCCGCGCGCGGCAAGGCGATCAGCAACGCGCTGCTCCCGGCTTTGCTGACCGGCGGCTGGCCGGATGTGCCGACGGCGCAGCGCTCGCTCAAGGATGTACGGGCCATCGAGGCGGCGAACCCGGCCGAGGAGGCGCAGGCCATCGCCATCGCCCTGCGCGAGGCGGTGGAGACGGAAGGGCGCACGGCCGCGCTCGTGACGCCGGATCGTGCGCTGGCGACGCGGGTGTCCGCGCATCTGCGCCGCTGGGGGATCGAGGCCGACGACAGCGCCGGCCGGCCGCTGTCCCAGCTGCCGCCGGGCACGCTGCTGCTGGCGCTCGTGCAGGCCGGTGCGGAACAGTTCGCGCCGGTGCCGCTGCTGGCCTTGCTCAAGCATCCGCTGGTGATGGCTGGTGACGAGCGGCTGGCGTGGCTCGAATCCGTGCGCCGCCTCGATCTGGTGCTGCGTGGTCCCCGACCGGCAGCGGGATTGGCCGGTGTCACCGCCTTGCTCGCGGAGAAGGGCGGCCGGCAGCAGGTGATGAGGGAATCGCTGCGGCCGTGGTGGGTGCAGGTCGTGGCTCTGCTGGCGCCTCTCGAGGCCGCCTTTTCTGGAGAGCAGAGCCTGCCCGCCCTGTTCGCCGCCGTCCGCGAGGCGGCCTCGGCCCTGACGGAGGAGCGCGTCTGGGCCGGCCATCAGGGCCATGCCGCCGCGCAATGCCTGGGCGATGCGGAAGCCGCCGCGTCGCAAGGGCCGGCGCGCGCGGATGGTGCCGGCTTCGTAGGGATGCTCGCGCAGATCCTCGGCGGGCAGGCCGTGCGCCCGCCGCAGGGCGGCCACCCGCGCCTGCAGATTCTGGGGTTGCTGGAGGCGCGGCTGCAACAGGCCGATCTGATGATCCTCGCCGGCCTCAATGAAGGCGTCTGGCCCGGCCTGCCATCGCCCGACCCTTGGCTCGCCCCGCGCATCCGCCGCGCGCTCAGCCTGCCGGGGCTGGATTATCGCATCGGTCTCTCCGCACATGATTTCGCCAACGGGCTAGGCGCGCCGCAGGTGATCCTCTCCCGCGCGCGGCGGGATGCCTCCGCGCCCACCGTCGCCTCGCGCTTCTGGCTGCGGCTCAAGGCCATGACCGGCGCGCGCTGGGTCGAAGATGACAGGCTGATCGCGCTCGCGCGGGCCATCGACCGGCCCGATGCTCCGGCACCGGCCTATCGCGCGCCGGCGCCTCGCCCACGCGCCGACCTGCGCCCGCGCGAGATCGCCGTCACCGATGTCGATCGCTTGCGGGCCGATCCCTATGCCTTCTACGCCGCGCGCATTCTGCGTCTGGCGCCGCTGGACGTCGTGGATGCCGACCCCGGCCCGGCCTGGCGCGGCACCCGCGCGCATGATGTCCTCCAGCGCTGGATGGAAGAAGGCGGGCACGATCCCGCGCGGCTCTCCGCGCTGGCGCAAGAGATGATCGCGCAGGCGCAAGCCCATCCGCTGCTCAAGACGCTCTGGCAGCCGCGTTTGCTGGCCGCGCTGGACTGGGTGGCGAACGCCGTGCGCGATCAGGCCGGGCAGGGACGCGACGTGCTGTTCGGCGAAAAATGGGGCCGCATCGAGCGGGCAGGCGTGACCCTGCGCGGCAAGCCCGACCGGATCGACCGGTTCGCGGACGGCACGCTCGCCATTGTCGATTACAAGAGCGGCGCGACCGCCTCGGTCAAGCAGGTCAAGGCCGGCTTCTCGCTCCAGCTCGGTTTGCTGGGGCTGATCGCGCAGGCAGGCGGGTTTGCGAAGGAAGCGGGTCTTACCGCCGGATCGGATGTGAGCGCCTTTGAATATTGGAAGCTCGGCAAGGGCACGGATGGCAATTTCGGCTTCAAGCGTCCGTTGACCGACCCCAAGGGCAGCTACAAGCGGATCGTGACGGCAGACTTCCTCGCGATGGTCGCCGGCTTCTTCGATGATGCCGTGGCGCGCTGGCTGACTGGGAACGAACCATTCGCCGCACGCCCGCACAGCGATGCACCCGTGTTCACCGACTATGACCAGCTCATGCGACTGGATGAGTGGTTCGCGCGGGATCGGCGGGCCGAGCCGCTGCCGGAGGTGGGCGATGGCTGA
- the addA gene encoding double-strand break repair helicase AddA has protein sequence MAEAGELNRLTHEQASASDPAAHRWVRASAGTGKTAVLSARVLRLLLSGVAPEHILCLTFTKAGAAEMAERVHSRLARWVQGRSVDVARDLVALGEDPGPEAIARARLLFARVLDATGGGLRIQTIHSFCQALLAAFPLEAGLVPGFRPLDERGQGELARRALIAMIEEAGQAQDDPVLAALEMLALRLGEEGTQAYLARCVPAAQLLEMLPEDLAGFLLAFLDLPDGDIDAHLADRCAEGVFPVAALQAVARANGAWGAKSGLACADIIAAWLSGSEAQRPEGLADLLGVLLTKDGEVKNRANKNLLEAEPDYVDLASACGAAIKALLDLRKQAAFARTAAQGLTAGRAYARAYAKAKRQAGAVDFDDLIGRASALLTQPGMADWIRYKLDQQVDHILVDEAQDTNDAQWDIVWSIVEEFLEVEPDEQARLRTLFVVGDTKQAIFGFQGTSPEAFSSALQRFREATERVGHPFAELPLARSFRSMPAVLDVVDAVLDAVGHDRLGLETSSAPHQAARQHPGEVLLLPPTSLLPSESDEEGEADETAGEGEEDWLADHQRRHAEKIARLVKGMIGTPLATQGRPARAGDVLILLRSRSALSRLIVARLYEAGVPVAGVDRLRLQAPLAVRDLLAALRFAVQPEDDLNLANLLVSPLIGWTQDELLARAVPREGSLWRHLRATLAPELQAPLRTLLGQADFTTPYRYLEAILSGAMDGRRKLIARLGEEARDAIDELLNAALGFEADDHPSLQRFIDWFDRGDADIKRELGEGGDMVRVMTVHGAKGLEAPVVILADAAFDPGQRPRADAVSLPVTEAARLPLIRPAKGEAAPAIEQAMQSAERLDMEEHWRLLYVGLTRAEERLIVTGSLGSRARGEPPKESWYQAVDLAMRTLGAADAEVPDWGKALRWSGPAGLAPAKPKKVRESDASSAEPALPAWLRAPAPQEARPPRPLSPSALVEDDVPNPPPDGAMRAAAERGRQLHALFERLPDLPAAERSAAASRWLERAGVADAGMRTDLLAHVSAVLDDPDHAALFGPDALAEAPIAAVVAGQVIAGTVDRLLVTDDLVHIVDFKTGRHVPDNAVDLPVTHVRQMAAYAAALAEIFSGRPQRVSLLYTAAPRLIDLPPALLAAHKPGLLAQEHKLGSTDLEADASAT, from the coding sequence ATGGCTGAGGCGGGCGAACTCAACCGGCTGACGCACGAGCAGGCCAGCGCCTCGGACCCCGCCGCTCATCGCTGGGTGCGTGCCTCTGCCGGCACCGGCAAGACCGCCGTGCTGTCGGCCCGCGTGCTGCGGCTGCTGCTGAGCGGTGTCGCGCCCGAGCACATCTTGTGCCTGACCTTCACCAAGGCTGGCGCGGCGGAAATGGCCGAGCGCGTCCACAGCCGGCTTGCCCGCTGGGTGCAGGGGCGATCGGTCGATGTGGCGCGCGATCTCGTGGCGCTCGGCGAGGATCCGGGGCCGGAGGCGATCGCCCGCGCCCGCCTGCTGTTCGCGCGCGTGCTGGATGCGACCGGCGGCGGGCTGCGCATCCAGACCATCCACAGCTTCTGTCAGGCGCTGCTCGCCGCCTTCCCGCTGGAGGCCGGGCTGGTCCCCGGGTTCCGCCCGCTCGACGAGCGCGGGCAGGGCGAGCTGGCCCGCCGCGCGTTGATCGCGATGATCGAGGAGGCCGGGCAGGCGCAGGACGATCCGGTGCTGGCGGCGCTGGAGATGCTCGCCTTACGGCTTGGCGAGGAAGGCACGCAGGCCTATCTCGCGCGCTGCGTACCCGCGGCGCAACTGCTGGAGATGTTGCCGGAAGATCTGGCGGGATTCCTCCTTGCCTTCCTCGACCTGCCGGATGGCGACATCGATGCGCATCTGGCGGATCGCTGCGCCGAGGGCGTGTTTCCGGTGGCCGCGTTGCAGGCCGTCGCTAGGGCCAATGGTGCATGGGGTGCCAAATCCGGCCTTGCCTGCGCCGACATAATCGCGGCTTGGCTGAGCGGCTCGGAGGCCCAGCGCCCCGAGGGGCTGGCGGACCTGCTCGGCGTGCTGCTCACCAAGGACGGCGAGGTCAAGAACCGCGCCAACAAGAACCTGCTTGAGGCGGAGCCGGATTATGTCGATCTCGCCAGCGCGTGCGGCGCGGCGATCAAGGCCCTGCTCGATCTGCGCAAGCAAGCCGCCTTCGCGCGCACGGCGGCGCAGGGACTGACGGCGGGCCGTGCTTATGCGCGGGCCTATGCCAAGGCCAAGCGACAGGCTGGCGCTGTCGATTTCGATGATCTGATCGGCCGCGCGAGTGCGTTGCTCACCCAGCCGGGCATGGCGGACTGGATCCGCTACAAGCTCGATCAGCAGGTCGACCATATCCTCGTGGACGAGGCGCAGGATACCAACGACGCGCAGTGGGACATCGTCTGGTCCATCGTCGAGGAATTCCTTGAGGTCGAGCCCGACGAGCAGGCGCGGCTGCGCACCCTGTTCGTGGTGGGGGATACCAAGCAGGCGATCTTCGGCTTTCAGGGCACCAGCCCAGAGGCCTTTTCCAGCGCCCTGCAGCGTTTCCGCGAGGCGACGGAGCGAGTGGGCCACCCGTTCGCCGAATTGCCCTTGGCCCGCAGCTTCCGCTCCATGCCGGCGGTGCTCGATGTCGTCGATGCCGTGCTGGACGCGGTGGGGCATGATCGCCTCGGGCTGGAGACGTCTTCCGCGCCGCATCAGGCCGCCCGCCAGCACCCGGGCGAGGTACTGCTCCTCCCGCCGACATCATTGCTGCCAAGCGAGAGCGACGAGGAGGGCGAGGCCGACGAGACTGCCGGCGAGGGGGAGGAAGACTGGCTAGCCGACCATCAGCGCCGCCATGCCGAGAAGATCGCGCGGCTGGTGAAGGGCATGATCGGCACGCCGCTGGCTACCCAAGGCCGCCCGGCGCGTGCTGGCGACGTGCTGATCCTGCTCCGCAGTCGCAGTGCACTCTCCCGCCTCATCGTCGCGCGGCTGTATGAGGCGGGCGTGCCGGTGGCCGGGGTGGACCGGCTGCGGCTTCAGGCCCCGCTCGCTGTGCGCGATCTGCTAGCGGCCCTGCGCTTTGCGGTGCAGCCCGAGGACGATCTCAACCTCGCCAATCTGCTGGTCTCGCCGCTCATCGGCTGGACGCAAGATGAATTGCTGGCGCGCGCCGTCCCGCGCGAGGGCTCGCTATGGAGGCACCTGCGCGCGACATTGGCGCCGGAGCTTCAGGCCCCGTTGCGCACACTGCTGGGGCAGGCCGATTTCACGACGCCCTATCGCTATCTCGAGGCCATCCTCTCCGGCGCCATGGACGGACGGCGCAAGCTGATCGCCCGGCTGGGCGAGGAGGCGCGCGATGCCATTGACGAATTGCTCAATGCCGCTTTGGGCTTCGAGGCCGACGATCATCCATCGCTGCAGCGGTTCATCGACTGGTTCGATCGCGGCGATGCCGACATCAAGCGCGAACTGGGCGAGGGCGGTGACATGGTGCGGGTGATGACCGTGCATGGCGCCAAGGGGCTGGAGGCGCCCGTCGTCATTCTCGCCGATGCCGCCTTCGATCCCGGCCAGCGCCCGCGCGCCGACGCCGTGAGCCTGCCGGTGACCGAGGCCGCCCGCTTGCCGCTCATCCGCCCCGCCAAGGGCGAAGCCGCGCCGGCGATCGAACAAGCCATGCAGTCCGCCGAGCGGCTCGACATGGAGGAGCATTGGCGCTTGCTCTATGTCGGCCTCACGCGTGCAGAAGAGCGGCTGATCGTCACCGGATCGCTCGGCAGCCGCGCCAGGGGTGAGCCGCCCAAGGAAAGCTGGTATCAGGCCGTCGATCTGGCGATGCGGACGCTCGGGGCTGCCGATGCGGAGGTGCCCGACTGGGGCAAGGCCCTGCGCTGGTCCGGCCCGGCGGGTCTTGCCCCAGCCAAGCCCAAGAAGGTACGCGAGTCAGACGCCAGCAGCGCAGAGCCCGCGCTGCCCGCCTGGCTGCGCGCACCGGCGCCGCAGGAAGCACGGCCGCCGCGTCCGCTGTCTCCTTCCGCGCTGGTCGAGGATGATGTGCCCAATCCGCCGCCGGATGGCGCCATGCGTGCGGCTGCAGAGCGGGGCCGGCAGCTCCACGCGCTGTTCGAGCGTTTGCCGGATCTGCCCGCCGCCGAGCGCTCTGCCGCCGCCTCGCGCTGGCTGGAGCGGGCCGGCGTGGCCGACGCCGGGATGCGCACCGACCTGCTCGCGCATGTCAGCGCCGTGCTGGACGATCCCGACCATGCTGCACTGTTCGGCCCGGATGCGCTGGCAGAAGCGCCCATCGCGGCCGTCGTAGCCGGGCAGGTGATCGCGGGAACGGTGGACCGGCTGCTGGTGACGGATGACCTCGTTCATATTGTTGATTTCAAGACCGGGCGGCATGTCCCTGACAATGCAGTGGATTTGCCCGTAACCCATGTCCGCCAGATGGCGGCCTATGCCGCTGCGCTGGCCGAGATTTTTTCGGGTCGTCCGCAACGGGTCAGCCTGCTCTACACGGCCGCGCCCCGGCTCATCGATCTGCCGCCAGCCCTGCTTGCCGCGCACAAGCCCGGCTTGCTGGCACAGGAGCACAAGTTGGGCAGCACCGACCTTGAGGCCGACGCTTCGGCAACCTAG
- a CDS encoding nucleotidyltransferase family protein yields the protein MSTTLETAMLMAAGLGKRMRPLTATRPKPLIRVAGQPLMDHALDRIEDAGIRRTVVNVHYLAAPIEAHLDSRARRTGATYPVSDERARLLETGGGLVKALPLLGDKPFLCANSDNLWINGPFDSIRALADRWDDDAMDALLLLVPHARATGHRGLGDFHMEANGRLSRRKPGRVAPFVFTGVQILSPRLVRDPPGEVFSTNIFWDRAIEQGRAFGLSHGGQWFDVGTPQAIPLVEAGLADG from the coding sequence ATGAGCACCACGCTTGAGACGGCGATGCTGATGGCCGCTGGCCTCGGCAAGCGGATGCGTCCGCTCACGGCCACACGACCCAAGCCGCTGATCCGCGTCGCCGGCCAGCCGCTCATGGATCATGCGCTGGACCGCATCGAGGATGCCGGCATCCGTCGCACGGTGGTCAACGTCCATTATCTCGCCGCGCCCATCGAGGCGCATCTGGACTCGCGCGCCCGGCGGACGGGTGCGACCTATCCGGTCTCCGACGAGCGCGCCCGGTTGCTGGAAACCGGCGGCGGCCTCGTCAAGGCGCTGCCGCTGCTTGGCGACAAACCTTTCCTCTGCGCCAATAGCGACAATCTGTGGATCAACGGGCCGTTCGATTCCATCCGTGCGCTGGCCGACCGCTGGGATGATGATGCGATGGATGCGTTGCTGCTGCTCGTCCCGCACGCCCGTGCTACCGGTCATCGTGGCCTTGGCGATTTCCACATGGAGGCCAATGGTCGCCTGAGCCGCCGCAAGCCCGGCCGCGTGGCGCCGTTCGTCTTCACCGGCGTGCAAATCCTCTCGCCGCGGCTGGTGCGCGATCCGCCGGGCGAGGTCTTCTCGACCAATATTTTCTGGGATCGCGCGATCGAACAGGGCCGCGCCTTTGGCCTCAGCCATGGCGGCCAATGGTTCGATGTCGGTACCCCGCAGGCGATTCCGCTGGTCGAGGCAGGATTGGCCGATGGCTGA